The sequence below is a genomic window from Candidatus Neomarinimicrobiota bacterium.
CATTGTGATTTGATGCCAAAACCGACTGACAAACAATATTAATTCAACTATAAATATGTTGGTTAATGTTGTGATTTGATGCCAAAACCGACTGACAAACAATATAAGTTGGCTGATGTTGACACCGGAGTTTGTTGTGATTTGATGCCAAAACCGACTGACAAACAATACATTCCTTTTGATTTAATTGCTCTTCTTGGTTGTGATTTGATGCCAAAACCGACTGACAAACAATTATTATCTCGATAGGGCGCATAAAATTTTTGTTGTGATTTGATGCCAAAACCGACTGACAAACAATTGACCAACCAAAATCATTCGTACACAGAAAGTTGTGATTTGATGCCAAAACCGACTCTGTCAGATATTATTAAAAAGAAAAATATAAACAATAGCTTAAACCTAATCGGTGTGATGTCTGTGAAAATTATTTGACGTGTACGGTAAAATGCCGTACATTATTCTAAAAGGGAAAGACATGAAAGCACAAATCAACAAAGATGAACGCATAGAACTCCGCGTTTCTTCAACGGATAAAAAGATTTTTAAAAAAGCACAGATCTTAAGCGGTGATAAATCGTTCAGCAGTTTTATTGTGAGAGTTGTGAAACAACAGGCAGAAGAAATCCTTGCCAGGTATGACAGGATTCTTGTCTCAGAAAAAGACAGGCACGCGTTTTTTGACGCTGTATTTGGAGACCCTGAACCCAACCAGAATTTAATGGAAGCTGCAAAAAGATTTAAATCAAGAATGTCTTCCTCGTGAAAATTGTATTACTTGATACATCGCATAACAGAAAGAATTTTACATGCGAAGAACCGTCTTTAACCGCTTATATCCGAAAACAGGTGAGCCAGGATATACGAAAAAGACTTGCGACGTGTTTTGTTGCCATTGATGAAAATCAAGATGTCATGGGTTATTACACACTGTCCAGCGAAAGCCTTGGCAGAGATGCGATTCCTGAAAGGTATATGAAACGCATTCCCAGGAATTATCATGCCCCGGTTATTTTATTGGGCCGGCTGGCAAGGGATATCAGAATGAAAGGAACAGGGCTTGGAGAACATCTTCTGCTGGATGCATTATTCAGAAGCTATACCCTGTCATGTCAAAGTATAGGTGCCATGGCTGTTGTTGTTGACCCTATCAATGAATTTGTGCACCGCTTTTATAAAAAATATGGTTTTGTACAACTCCCCGATAGCGGGAAGATGTTTCTTCCGATGAAAGTTATCGAACAATTAATCTGAAAAGTTGCATCATTACAATGGTCATAAAACATAGGATGGAAAGTGGTTTCTGCACGTTTTCAGCTCTTGGTGACCGTTCCGTTTTATTCCGATTCTTTTGTTGTGATTTGATGCCAAAACCGACTGACAAACAATTTTTCTTTGTCGGGAAGGAACCGATATCTAGTTGTTATTCGTTTGAGGGACGAGAAACGAATAACGAGAATTAAAAACGTTCATTGGCTCACTTAAATCAATTCCGTAATTAAGAAATTCAATTCATCCGGTGAAATACCCATCTGCACATTTATTGTGCGAATGGGAGCCCTGTTTCACGGGATTCATTATACATCATTTCCCCAATAAGAATAGCGGTCCCTGCCGCACCCCGTATAGTATTGTGAGACAAAAGGGTAAAGGTATAATCGAAAACGGGACAGGTTTGCAGGCGGCCGATGGAAACGGCCATCCCCTTATCCAGATTGCGGTGGAGCTTGGGCTGGGGATAAGCAGGCTCATGGAAATAGTGTATGGGTTGCAATGGAGCCATGGGCAAATCTTTTTCCTGGACGGCCGAACGATAGTTTTCCCAAATATGGATGATTTCTTTTTCAGAGGTTTTCTTTTTGAGTTTTACCGAGACACATTCCAGGTGGCCGTTAATGACCGGTACTCTGTTACATTGAGCACTGATTTTAATATCCGCCGGTATAATTCGGTTTCCATTCAGGGTTCCCAGGATTTTCAAAGGCTCCCGGCGCATTTTATCCTCTTCGCCGGAAATGTATGGAATGACGTTATTCAGTATATCCAAAGAAGAAACACCCGGATATCCGGCACCGGATAAGGCCTGGAAAGTCACAACGTGCAGGGCTTCCACACCAAAAGCATCCACCAGCGGCTTGATGGCCAGGGTGAGCCCGATAGTGGAACAGTTGGGATTTGTGATGATACATCCCTTGCCGTATTCCTGATATGTTTTCAGTTTAAGATGATCAGGATTCACCTCGGGAATCACCAAGGGGACATCCTCATCAAAACGGTGATTCCGGGCGTTTGAGATGACCGTATATCCCGCCCGGGCAAAATCGGTCTCGATGGGACCTGCCACAGAGGCATCCAGCCCTGAAAAGACAATCCGGCAGGGCAGGTTGGGCTCACAGGTTTGTACCGTCATGGCTTCGACAAAGTCC
It includes:
- a CDS encoding DUF1778 domain-containing protein — translated: MKAQINKDERIELRVSSTDKKIFKKAQILSGDKSFSSFIVRVVKQQAEEILARYDRILVSEKDRHAFFDAVFGDPEPNQNLMEAAKRFKSRMSSS
- a CDS encoding GNAT family N-acetyltransferase, producing the protein MKIVLLDTSHNRKNFTCEEPSLTAYIRKQVSQDIRKRLATCFVAIDENQDVMGYYTLSSESLGRDAIPERYMKRIPRNYHAPVILLGRLARDIRMKGTGLGEHLLLDALFRSYTLSCQSIGAMAVVVDPINEFVHRFYKKYGFVQLPDSGKMFLPMKVIEQLI
- the asd gene encoding aspartate-semialdehyde dehydrogenase; this encodes MKIPVGILGATGSVGQQFIHLLRNHPFFEITALAASERSAGKPYREAVTWFLPTPMPDFVEAMTVQTCEPNLPCRIVFSGLDASVAGPIETDFARAGYTVISNARNHRFDEDVPLVIPEVNPDHLKLKTYQEYGKGCIITNPNCSTIGLTLAIKPLVDAFGVEALHVVTFQALSGAGYPGVSSLDILNNVIPYISGEEDKMRREPLKILGTLNGNRIIPADIKISAQCNRVPVINGHLECVSVKLKKKTSEKEIIHIWENYRSAVQEKDLPMAPLQPIHYFHEPAYPQPKLHRNLDKGMAVSIGRLQTCPVFDYTFTLLSHNTIRGAAGTAILIGEMMYNESRETGLPFAQ